The Kribbella sp. NBC_00662 nucleotide sequence ACCGGCCGGAGTTCAGCGGCTCGCAGCGCGAGGACGAGGCCGCGCGGGTGATCGAGGCGGTCGGGCTGTCGCCGGCCGGCGACATCATGCACCGCTACCCGTACGAGCTGAGTGGTGGCCAGAGACAACGAATCGGGTTCGCGCAGGCGCTCGCCCACAAGCCGAAGCTGATCCTGGCCGACGAACCGGTGTCGATGCTGGACGTGTCGATCCGGATCGGCCTGCTGAACCTGATGGCAGAGCTCCGCCGGACCGAAGGCGTCTCGTTCCTCTACATCACCCACGACATCGCCAGCGCCCGTTACGTCGCGGACCGGCTGATGATCATGTACGCCGGGCACATCGTCGAATCCGGTCCGGCGGAATCGGTGCTCGCGAACCCGAAGCACCCGTACACGGATCTGCTGCTCGGTGCGGTGCCGGACCCGCGTGCCCCGCTCGCCGAGGGGATCGAGGGTGATACCGGGGAGCCGCCGAAGGTCATCGACCCGACCCCGGGGTGCCGCTTCCGGTGGCGGTGTCCGCTGGCGATCGACAGGTGCCATGTGGAGACGCCGCTCCCCCGCCGCCTGGGCGAGAACCACGAGGCAGCCTGCCACGTGGCCGAGCCCGACCCGGGCTTCGCGGCCTGACGGAATGCCGGCGTCCCGTGGCGCCGGCACCAGTCAGATCGTCGGCGTCATGCCTCCGTCGAGGATGATGTCGGCGCCGGTGAGGTTGCCGGCGCGGTCGCTGGCCAGGAACACCACCAGGTCGGCGACCTCCTCCGGGCGGGTGAAGCGTCCGGTGACGGCATCCTTCGCGGCCTGGGCGGCCACGTCCTTCGGCGCGGCGCCCACCGCACCGCCGACGGTCTCCGCGACCCCGCCCTTGCCCAGCCACAGGTCGGTCGCGACCGGGCCCGGACTGACGGTGTTGACCCGGACGCCCTGCGGCCCGAGCTCCTTCGACAGCGACTTGAAGAAGCTGAGACACGCGGCCTTGGCGGCGCTGTAGTCGATCACCAGCGGGTCGGGCAGCGTCGCGTTCACCGAGCAGACCGTGACGATCACGCCGGACCGCTCGATCAGCATCGGCAACGCGGCGCGCGTCGTACGCACCGCCGACATCAGGTCGAGGTTGAGCGTCCCGAGCCAGTCGTCGTCGGTGACCGAGGCGAATCCGCCCGGCCGCGGGTGCACGCTGCCGACGTTGTTGACCAGGATGTCGAACCCGCCGGCCCGTGCGATCGCCTCGTCGACGAGGCGGCCCGGCCCGTCCGCCGTCCCGAGATCGACGGCGAAGGCCTCGACCGGCAACGACTCGAGGTCGCCGCCGACGGTCCGGGAGCCCGCGACCACCTTCACGCCTTCGTCGACCAGCGAGCGCGTGATCGCCAGGCCGATCCCCCGACCGGCACCGGTCACGACCGCCGTCTTCCCACCCAGGTGTAAGTCCACACCCGGCACGCTATCGGCTGATCCGCCTGCTGGATATTGTTCGACGTACGTCGAACAGCGACGTAGGGTGGTGGCCATGCCCTTCGAGCACCGTCGGTCCGTCGTCGCGCTGGCCTTGATCGCCTCGTTCATGGTCTTCGTCGACAGCACGATCGTGAACGTCACCCTCGCCCAGCTCGCCACCCATCTGCACGCCTCCCGCGCCGAGCTGGAGTGGTCGCTCAACGCCTACACGCTGTCGTTCGCGGCGCTGATGCTCGGCGCCGGGGCGATCGCGGACACGCTCGGCGCGAAGCGGGCGTTCCTGACCGGGCTTGTCGTGTTCACCGCGTCGTCCGCGGTCTGCGCGGTGGCCGGCTCGATGCTGATGCTGAACCTCGCCCGGCTGGTCCAGGGCGCGGGCTCCGCGCTGCTGCTGCCCAGCGCGCTCGTCCTCGCGACGGCGTCCGCAACCGACGAACACTCCCGGCACCGCCTGGTCAGCTGGTGGGCCGCGGCCGGCGGCGCCGGGATGGCGGCCGGTCCACTCCTCGGCGGCGGTCTGGTCGCCCTCGCGAACTGGCGAGCGGTCTTCGCGGTCAACGTCGTGATCGGCATCCCGGCCGCGATCTGGGCACTGCGCTCGATGCCTTCCGTCGTACGCCGGGAGCGTCGTCTCGACCTGGCCGGGATGGGCACCGCTACGGCGTTCATCGGTGGGCTGGTGTTCGCCCTGATCGAGGCGCCGACCCGCGGCTGGCTTGATCCCGCAGTACTCGCTGCCGCCGCGTTGACCGTTGCCGGACTGGTCAGTTTCGTCTTCGTCGAGCGTTCCGTCGGGGCGCCTCTGCTGCCGCTCGAGCTGTACGCCGATCGCGGCTTCGCGGCGGCCGCGGCCCAGGGCACACTGCTCAATTTCGCCTTCTACGGCGTGCTTTTCACGATGAGCCTGCTGCTCCAGCAGGGCCGTGGACTCAGCCCACTGGTGACCGGCCTGCTGTTCCTCCCGCTGACCGGACTCATCTCGATCGCCAACCTCTGCTCCGCGCCGCTCACGCGACGCCTCGGCCGCCCTGCCGTCCTCGCCATCGGCCAGGCCGTCCTCACCCTGGCACTGCTCGGGCTCGCCTGGGCCAGTACGTCGGCCGCGGTCTGGCCGATGGTCCTCGCCCTCGTCCCGATCGGCTTCAGCTCCGGCCTGCTGGTCCCGACCATGACGGCGCAGTCCATCGCCGCCGTCGAGCCCGGCCTCCACGGAGCCGCCTCAGCCGCCTTCAACACCTCACGCCAGATCGGCGGGGCGATCGGCGTAGCGACGTTCGGCCCTCTCCTCGGCACAGCTCACAACCTCACCACCGGCTTCATCACCTGTGCCTTCGTGGCCGCCGCCGCGAGCATCGCCGGCCTGTGCGTCACCGCCGTGGCCGCCATCCCCCGGCGTACTCCGATCCCCGTCGCCTCCGCGGCATGCGATTCTTAGGCCGGCAGGGTGCCTGATGCAACGAATCGGGTGGGTCGGAGCGTTGTAACGGGTAAGGGCGGGCAGGAGGGGGACTGAGTGGCTCCGCAGCGCGAAAGACGGTTGCGCACGACCGTCGCGCTGACGCTTGCCTGCGTGCTGGCCTGCGGGGCCGCCTTCGCCGGCGCCGTGTTCGTGCTGATGCCGGGCACACGCGACCGCAGTACGCCGGTCGTCGCCACCGGCTCGCCGACCCCGAGCAAACCGAAACCCGGTACGCCGAGCCCGAAACCGACCCTCCCGGATTCGACCGACGAGCCGCTGCCGGGTGTCGACACCCCCGCTACTCCCCCACCGGCGACGCCGGTCGCCAACACCGGCACCTACGAGTGCTCCGGGTACAGCGGCATCCAGTCGAAGGTCCCCGTGTCGATGCTGATGAACGACACCTTCTCCTGGGGCGACGATCCGCCGTACAAGGTCGGCAACGGGAACGGCGACATCAACTGGCGTTCGGACCCGTACAAGAAGCCCAGCTGGTACATGTGGCTGCATTCGCTGCGCTGGCTGGGTCAAGGCATCGAGGCCGGGCAACGCGGTGACCGTAAGGTGCTGGCGCACACGATGGCGATCATCCACGACTGGGTCCAGGACAACCCGTACTCGTGGAAGGGCGATGTCGGCGCGTGGGAGGCGACCATGCACCGCACCAACGTGCTGCTGTGCGCCCGCCAGGCCGTGCTCACCGGGATGCACGTCCGCACGCTGCCCAGGCAGTACGCCTGGCTCGACAAGGCGCTGATCGACCATGCGCAGTTCATGATCGTGAACTGGAGCGGGCCGTCGAACCACGGGACCGACGAGAGCATCGCGCTGTTCGGGGTGGGATGCACGCTGAAGCGGCCGGAGCTGAAGACGCTCGCGGTCGATCGGCTGACCGAGGCGATCACCACCGCGATCGACACCCAGGGCTCGACGAACGAGCAGTCGGTCGGGTACGCGATGTTCAACTACCTGCTGTGGGGTCGCGCGACCACAGCCTTGCAGCGCTGCGGTGCGAACCCCGGACCGGTCATCTCCCAGCGGCGAGCCGCGCTGTCGGAGTGGCTGGCGCTCGCGACCAAGTCGACAGGCGAGCTGGCACAGGTCGGTGACGCCGTAGCGCAGAAGCCCACCGGTGCGGCCGGGACGGCGCTGGACTACGTCGCCACGCTCGGGAAACGCGGGACGAAGCCGTCGAAGCGCGTCGCGGTGTACGACGCGGGGTACATCTTCGGCCGGACCGGTTGGGGCGAGAAGCGACCGTTCGCGCAGGAGTCGACGTACAGCATCCGGTACGGCGTGGCGCGCCGGCTGCACGGTCACGACGACCACATGTCGATCACGTACTCGTCGCACGGCCGCGACGTGCTGATCGACCCCGGCCACTCCGGCTACCAGCTCGACAAATGGCAGGCGTGGTCGAAGAGCGCGGCGGCGCACAACGTGATGACGATCCCGTCGGCGGAGATGACGTCGGTGGAGACGCAGCTCGTACAGGCGTCGATCACGCCGACCGCGGAGTCCTACTCCCTGGCCGACTCCCCGGCGCCGGGCGTGACCCGCAAGCGCGACGTACTGGTGCTGAAGGATCCCGATCTGATCATCACGCTCGACCGTGGGCAGTCGGTCGTCGGCTCCCAACGCTACGAAACTCTCTGGCACCTGGCGCCGGACCAGAAGGTCACCGTGCAGTCGCCGACGACTGCCGTCGCTGCCAAGCCGGGCGACAAGTCCAAGACCTATCTGCTGCAGATCCCGTACCAGCAGCAGCCGCCCAAGAACGGCATCACCGTGGTCCAGGGCCAGCAGGATCCGGTGCAGGGCTGGTACTACCCCGACATCTTCCACCGGGAGTCGGCCCCGGTCGTCAAGTTCGGCCGCAACGGGACGAGCGCCGACATCCTGTCCGCGATCGTCCCCGCCAACTCCACCGAAACGGTCACCTACAAGACCCGCACCGTCGGCACGATGTTCTTCGTGGACCTCACCGTGGGCACCCGCAAAACCACGATCCGCCTCCTCCCCGACGGCCGCCTGACCCGGATCAGCTGAGATCCGGTCACAGGGGGCATGCTTGGGCTGTCTTCCTCTGTGGATCGAATCTTCGGGAGGTTGGAATGACGACACATCCGGCGGCGCGGGATCACTGCCTGAGTGCGGTGCGCAGCGTGGATCGGCCGACTGGTGGGGCGCGGTACGGGCGGATGTTCCCGCGGCTCGAGCCGCTGGGGACGGATCCGCAGGTGCTGATGCGGGCCGGCAGCGACGGCGGGATCTGCGATGCCGCGGCCGCGCTCGATCTCGGCGCCGGCGGGGACGACGCGGAGCAGGCGGCGGGCTGGCCGTTCTTCGGGCAGTTGCTCGCGCACGACACCACCGCGGACCGGTCGCCGCTGATGGGCGGCATCGAGACCGACGCGTTGCGGAACGCGCGATCGCCACGGCTCAACCTCGAGATGCTGTACGCCGACGGACCGATCGGGTCGCCGTACATGTTCGACCTGAACGACCCGGCCAAGTTCCTGCTCAGCCCCGACGGGTACGACGTACCGCGGAACCCGCAAGGGATCGCGCTGATCGGCGATCCGCGCAACGACGTACACATCTTCACCTTGAGTCTGCATGTGGCGTTGCTGCACGCTCACAACCGGATCGTCGATCACTTGCGGGCGCACGACGTGCCCGAGGACGACGTCTTCGACAAGGCGCGGATCGCGCTGACCTGGCACTACCAGTGGATCGTCGTGCACGACTTCCTGCCGCGGCTGGTCGGGCGGGAGTTGGTCGACGAGGTGCTCGAGGACGGCGGGAAGTGGTTCAACCCCGAGCCGATGAACGCGTTCATCCCGCTCGAGTACGCCGATGCCGCGTACCGCTACGGGCACGGTCAGATCCGGCACGCGTACCACCTCGTCGAGGGCGGTCCCGAACTGCCGCTCTTCCCGGATCTGGTCGGCTTCGGCCCGCTGCCCGTCGACCGGCGGCTCGATCTCGCGCAGATCTTCGACGTACCGGGCCGGCCGCGGGCGCAGCGTGCGAAACGACTCGACGGGCGGTTGGCCGCGAGCCTGATCGGGTTGCCCGAGCGGATCACCGGCGCGGTCGACGAGACGGCGTACCGGTCGCTAGCCGTTCGCGATCTGTTGCGTGGCGACACGACCGGTCTGCCGAGTGGAGAGGAGGTCGCCAAGCTGCTCGGCGTACCGCCGTTGACCCAAGACAATTGGCCCGGCGGTACGCCGCTGTGGTTCTACATCCTCAAGGAGTCCGAGTACCTCGGCGACGGCGACCG carries:
- a CDS encoding ABC transporter ATP-binding protein gives rise to the protein MTSVDIAEARKTDAPATPVIEAKELTRHFKVGRGFSRQMLHAVDDVNFSIGHQEIVALAGESGSGKSTIARLLAGVYKPTGGEIFYQGRAMSTFKSRKDQLAYRGDVPMVFQDPFSSLNPAFRVSHGILRSLKLHRPEFSGSQREDEAARVIEAVGLSPAGDIMHRYPYELSGGQRQRIGFAQALAHKPKLILADEPVSMLDVSIRIGLLNLMAELRRTEGVSFLYITHDIASARYVADRLMIMYAGHIVESGPAESVLANPKHPYTDLLLGAVPDPRAPLAEGIEGDTGEPPKVIDPTPGCRFRWRCPLAIDRCHVETPLPRRLGENHEAACHVAEPDPGFAA
- a CDS encoding SDR family oxidoreductase, giving the protein MDLHLGGKTAVVTGAGRGIGLAITRSLVDEGVKVVAGSRTVGGDLESLPVEAFAVDLGTADGPGRLVDEAIARAGGFDILVNNVGSVHPRPGGFASVTDDDWLGTLNLDLMSAVRTTRAALPMLIERSGVIVTVCSVNATLPDPLVIDYSAAKAACLSFFKSLSKELGPQGVRVNTVSPGPVATDLWLGKGGVAETVGGAVGAAPKDVAAQAAKDAVTGRFTRPEEVADLVVFLASDRAGNLTGADIILDGGMTPTI
- a CDS encoding MFS transporter gives rise to the protein MPFEHRRSVVALALIASFMVFVDSTIVNVTLAQLATHLHASRAELEWSLNAYTLSFAALMLGAGAIADTLGAKRAFLTGLVVFTASSAVCAVAGSMLMLNLARLVQGAGSALLLPSALVLATASATDEHSRHRLVSWWAAAGGAGMAAGPLLGGGLVALANWRAVFAVNVVIGIPAAIWALRSMPSVVRRERRLDLAGMGTATAFIGGLVFALIEAPTRGWLDPAVLAAAALTVAGLVSFVFVERSVGAPLLPLELYADRGFAAAAAQGTLLNFAFYGVLFTMSLLLQQGRGLSPLVTGLLFLPLTGLISIANLCSAPLTRRLGRPAVLAIGQAVLTLALLGLAWASTSAAVWPMVLALVPIGFSSGLLVPTMTAQSIAAVEPGLHGAASAAFNTSRQIGGAIGVATFGPLLGTAHNLTTGFITCAFVAAAASIAGLCVTAVAAIPRRTPIPVASAACDS
- a CDS encoding heparinase II/III family protein, which gives rise to MAPQRERRLRTTVALTLACVLACGAAFAGAVFVLMPGTRDRSTPVVATGSPTPSKPKPGTPSPKPTLPDSTDEPLPGVDTPATPPPATPVANTGTYECSGYSGIQSKVPVSMLMNDTFSWGDDPPYKVGNGNGDINWRSDPYKKPSWYMWLHSLRWLGQGIEAGQRGDRKVLAHTMAIIHDWVQDNPYSWKGDVGAWEATMHRTNVLLCARQAVLTGMHVRTLPRQYAWLDKALIDHAQFMIVNWSGPSNHGTDESIALFGVGCTLKRPELKTLAVDRLTEAITTAIDTQGSTNEQSVGYAMFNYLLWGRATTALQRCGANPGPVISQRRAALSEWLALATKSTGELAQVGDAVAQKPTGAAGTALDYVATLGKRGTKPSKRVAVYDAGYIFGRTGWGEKRPFAQESTYSIRYGVARRLHGHDDHMSITYSSHGRDVLIDPGHSGYQLDKWQAWSKSAAAHNVMTIPSAEMTSVETQLVQASITPTAESYSLADSPAPGVTRKRDVLVLKDPDLIITLDRGQSVVGSQRYETLWHLAPDQKVTVQSPTTAVAAKPGDKSKTYLLQIPYQQQPPKNGITVVQGQQDPVQGWYYPDIFHRESAPVVKFGRNGTSADILSAIVPANSTETVTYKTRTVGTMFFVDLTVGTRKTTIRLLPDGRLTRIS
- a CDS encoding peroxidase family protein, which translates into the protein MTTHPAARDHCLSAVRSVDRPTGGARYGRMFPRLEPLGTDPQVLMRAGSDGGICDAAAALDLGAGGDDAEQAAGWPFFGQLLAHDTTADRSPLMGGIETDALRNARSPRLNLEMLYADGPIGSPYMFDLNDPAKFLLSPDGYDVPRNPQGIALIGDPRNDVHIFTLSLHVALLHAHNRIVDHLRAHDVPEDDVFDKARIALTWHYQWIVVHDFLPRLVGRELVDEVLEDGGKWFNPEPMNAFIPLEYADAAYRYGHGQIRHAYHLVEGGPELPLFPDLVGFGPLPVDRRLDLAQIFDVPGRPRAQRAKRLDGRLAASLIGLPERITGAVDETAYRSLAVRDLLRGDTTGLPSGEEVAKLLGVPPLTQDNWPGGTPLWFYILKESEYLGDGDRLGPVGGRIVAEVLIGLLRADPASYLSLEPDWQPILPAAGDTFGLTDLLIPAGSR